A single window of Nicotiana tomentosiformis chromosome 1, ASM39032v3, whole genome shotgun sequence DNA harbors:
- the LOC104105652 gene encoding thylakoid lumenal 19 kDa protein, chloroplastic, translated as MATILHHSSFLSSSSSSTTTTTTKPPIPPPFSRPHATLSPPSKPLLIKLTTTLTATALATTILTTTSPSLADSPTTYKIYYGTAASAANYGGYGGNSDKKASAEYIYDVPDGWKERLVSKVEKGTNGTDSEFYNPKKKTEKEYLTYLAGFRQLAPKDAVLNNLALSDVNLQDIIANADSVTSEERKDENGQLYYDYEIDGVTAHSLITVTCAKNKLYAHFVNAPAPEWKKDQDTLRHIHQSFKTVG; from the coding sequence ATGGCAACCATTCTCCACCACTCATCTTtcctttcttcctcctcctcctccaccaccactaccaccacAAAACCACCAATTCCACCACCCTTTTCGAGACCCCACGCCACCCTCTCACCACCCTCTAAACCACTTCTAATCAAATTAACCACCACTCTAACAGCCACAGCATTAGCAACCACAATATTAACAACCACTTCCCCTTCACTAGCAGACTCTCCCACAACCTACAAGATTTACTATGGCACAGCAGCTAGTGCCGCCAACTACGGCGGCTACGGTGGAAACTCCGACAAAAAAGCGTCGGCCGAGTACATTTACGACGTCCCAGATGGGTGGAAAGAGCGGCTGGTGTCAAAAGTTGAGAAGGGAACAAATGGTACAGACAGTGAGTTTTATAACCCAAAGAAGAAGACTGAGAAAGAGTACCTTACTTATCTTGCAGGGTTTAGGCAATTAGCACCTAAAGATGCTGTTTTGAACAACTTGGCTTTATCAGATGTGAATTTGCAAGACATCATTGCTAATGCTGATAGTGTTACATCAGAAGAGAGGAAAGATGAAAATGGGCAATTGTATTATGACTATGAAATTGATGGAGTTACTGCACATAGCTTGATAACTGTTACTTGTGCTAAGAACAAGCTGTATGCTCATTTTGTCAATGCGCCAGCTCCAGAATGGAAGAAGGATCAAGACACCCTGAGGCACATCCATCAGTCTTTTAAAACTGTTGGGTAA
- the LOC104105653 gene encoding putative RING-type E3 ubiquitin transferase C3H69 isoform X4 gives MSKRVLCKFFVHGACLKGEYCEFSHDWKDPPNNVCAYYQKGLCAYGSRCRYEHVEVSQQHSPPSSSAPAQHLLSNPSPTTLSSGMLADGAGLSAEYLTSGRPFYPPNQAAWSESSENHHVEEIENFVELKRINPADQSICSLAAAGNCPRGEKCPYIHGDLCPICAKHCLHPFRPQEREEHMKTCEKRQKHLDLLKHSQEIECCVCLERVLSKTTATQRKFGILSECDHPFCISCIRNWRSGSPSSGIDINSTFRTCPVCRKLSYFVIPSVIWYSTKEEKQDILDSYKTKLRSIDCKHFDFGNGTCPFGASCFYKGTVLFHNGCFR, from the exons ATGTCCAAAAG GGTTCTTTGCAAGTTCTTTGTACATGGTGCATGTCTGAAAGGGGAGTACTGTGAGTTCTCACATGATTGGAAAGACCCTCCAAATAAT GTATGCGCATACTACCAAAAAGGACTATGTGCCTATGGCAGCAGGTGTAGATACGAACATGTTGAAGTTTCTCAACAGCATTCACCTCCATCTTCGTCAGCTCCAGCTCAACATCTGCTCTCAAATCCGTCTCCCACCACCTTATCTTCTGGAATGCTAGCAGATGGTGCAGGACTTTCTGCTGAGTATTTAACTTCAGGCAGACCTTTTTACCCTCCCAACCAAGCTGCATGGAGTGAAAGTTCAGAGAATCATCATGTGGAAGAGATTGAAAACTTTGTTGAGTTGAAGAGAATTAATCCAGCTGATCAATCAATTTGCTCTCTTGCTGCTGCTGGTAATTGTCCACGGGGAGAAAAATGTCCATATATTCATGGAGATTTATGTCCAATCTGTGCGAAGCATTGCTTGCATCCTTTTAGGCCTCAAGAAAGAGAGGAGCATATGAAAACATGTGAGAAGAGGCAAAAGCACCTTGATTTATTGAAGCATAGTCAAGAAATAGAGTGTTGTGTGTGTCTTGAACGTGTACTCTCCAAGACAACTGCAACACAGCGGAAGTTTGGGATCCTTTCTGAGTGTGATCATCCATTTTGTATATCGTGTATCAGGAACTGGCGCAGTGGTTCTCCTTCCTCTGGGATTGATATCAACTCTACATTTAGGACCTGTCCCGTATGCCGGAAGCTTTCATATTTTGTCATTCCAAGTGTCATTTGGTACTCCACAAAAGAAGAAAAGCAAGATATCCTTGACAGCTACAAAACCAAACTCAG gTCTATTGACTGCAAGCACTTTGACTTTGGCAATGGGACTTGCCCATTTGGAGCTAGTTGTTTCTACAAG GGGACTGTTCTCTTCCATAATGGATGTTTCCGATAA
- the LOC104105653 gene encoding E3 ubiquitin-protein ligase makorin-like isoform X2 has protein sequence MSKRVLCKFFVHGACLKGEYCEFSHDWKDPPNNVCAYYQKGLCAYGSRCRYEHVEVSQQHSPPSSSAPAQHLLSNPSPTTLSSGMLADGAGLSAEYLTSGRPFYPPNQAAWSESSENHHVEEIENFVELKRINPADQSICSLAAAGNCPRGEKCPYIHGDLCPICAKHCLHPFRPQEREEHMKTCEKRQKHLDLLKHSQEIECCVCLERVLSKTTATQRKFGILSECDHPFCISCIRNWRSGSPSSGIDINSTFRTCPVCRKLSYFVIPSVIWYSTKEEKQDILDSYKTKLRSIDCKHFDFGNGTCPFGASCFYKPLIYLYRNACLIALWILWSTIAASIP, from the exons ATGTCCAAAAG GGTTCTTTGCAAGTTCTTTGTACATGGTGCATGTCTGAAAGGGGAGTACTGTGAGTTCTCACATGATTGGAAAGACCCTCCAAATAAT GTATGCGCATACTACCAAAAAGGACTATGTGCCTATGGCAGCAGGTGTAGATACGAACATGTTGAAGTTTCTCAACAGCATTCACCTCCATCTTCGTCAGCTCCAGCTCAACATCTGCTCTCAAATCCGTCTCCCACCACCTTATCTTCTGGAATGCTAGCAGATGGTGCAGGACTTTCTGCTGAGTATTTAACTTCAGGCAGACCTTTTTACCCTCCCAACCAAGCTGCATGGAGTGAAAGTTCAGAGAATCATCATGTGGAAGAGATTGAAAACTTTGTTGAGTTGAAGAGAATTAATCCAGCTGATCAATCAATTTGCTCTCTTGCTGCTGCTGGTAATTGTCCACGGGGAGAAAAATGTCCATATATTCATGGAGATTTATGTCCAATCTGTGCGAAGCATTGCTTGCATCCTTTTAGGCCTCAAGAAAGAGAGGAGCATATGAAAACATGTGAGAAGAGGCAAAAGCACCTTGATTTATTGAAGCATAGTCAAGAAATAGAGTGTTGTGTGTGTCTTGAACGTGTACTCTCCAAGACAACTGCAACACAGCGGAAGTTTGGGATCCTTTCTGAGTGTGATCATCCATTTTGTATATCGTGTATCAGGAACTGGCGCAGTGGTTCTCCTTCCTCTGGGATTGATATCAACTCTACATTTAGGACCTGTCCCGTATGCCGGAAGCTTTCATATTTTGTCATTCCAAGTGTCATTTGGTACTCCACAAAAGAAGAAAAGCAAGATATCCTTGACAGCTACAAAACCAAACTCAG gTCTATTGACTGCAAGCACTTTGACTTTGGCAATGGGACTTGCCCATTTGGAGCTAGTTGTTTCTACAAG CCTTTGATATATTTGTATCGCAATGCATGCCTGATTGCTTTATGGATATTATGGTCCACTATTGCAGCATCAATACCGTGA
- the LOC104105653 gene encoding putative RING-type E3 ubiquitin transferase C3H69 isoform X3 — MSKRVLCKFFVHGACLKGEYCEFSHDWKDPPNNVCAYYQKGLCAYGSRCRYEHVEVSQQHSPPSSSAPAQHLLSNPSPTTLSSGMLADGAGLSAEYLTSGRPFYPPNQAAWSESSENHHVEEIENFVELKRINPADQSICSLAAAGNCPRGEKCPYIHGDLCPICAKHCLHPFRPQEREEHMKTCEKRQKHLDLLKHSQEIECCVCLERVLSKTTATQRKFGILSECDHPFCISCIRNWRSGSPSSGIDINSTFRTCPVCRKLSYFVIPSVIWYSTKEEKQDILDSYKTKLRSIDCKHFDFGNGTCPFGASCFYKNKQVKAQGRSRL; from the exons ATGTCCAAAAG GGTTCTTTGCAAGTTCTTTGTACATGGTGCATGTCTGAAAGGGGAGTACTGTGAGTTCTCACATGATTGGAAAGACCCTCCAAATAAT GTATGCGCATACTACCAAAAAGGACTATGTGCCTATGGCAGCAGGTGTAGATACGAACATGTTGAAGTTTCTCAACAGCATTCACCTCCATCTTCGTCAGCTCCAGCTCAACATCTGCTCTCAAATCCGTCTCCCACCACCTTATCTTCTGGAATGCTAGCAGATGGTGCAGGACTTTCTGCTGAGTATTTAACTTCAGGCAGACCTTTTTACCCTCCCAACCAAGCTGCATGGAGTGAAAGTTCAGAGAATCATCATGTGGAAGAGATTGAAAACTTTGTTGAGTTGAAGAGAATTAATCCAGCTGATCAATCAATTTGCTCTCTTGCTGCTGCTGGTAATTGTCCACGGGGAGAAAAATGTCCATATATTCATGGAGATTTATGTCCAATCTGTGCGAAGCATTGCTTGCATCCTTTTAGGCCTCAAGAAAGAGAGGAGCATATGAAAACATGTGAGAAGAGGCAAAAGCACCTTGATTTATTGAAGCATAGTCAAGAAATAGAGTGTTGTGTGTGTCTTGAACGTGTACTCTCCAAGACAACTGCAACACAGCGGAAGTTTGGGATCCTTTCTGAGTGTGATCATCCATTTTGTATATCGTGTATCAGGAACTGGCGCAGTGGTTCTCCTTCCTCTGGGATTGATATCAACTCTACATTTAGGACCTGTCCCGTATGCCGGAAGCTTTCATATTTTGTCATTCCAAGTGTCATTTGGTACTCCACAAAAGAAGAAAAGCAAGATATCCTTGACAGCTACAAAACCAAACTCAG gTCTATTGACTGCAAGCACTTTGACTTTGGCAATGGGACTTGCCCATTTGGAGCTAGTTGTTTCTACAAG AATAAACAAGTAAAGGCTCAAGGGAGATCCAGATTATGA
- the LOC104105653 gene encoding E3 ubiquitin-protein ligase makorin-like isoform X1: MSKRVLCKFFVHGACLKGEYCEFSHDWKDPPNNVCAYYQKGLCAYGSRCRYEHVEVSQQHSPPSSSAPAQHLLSNPSPTTLSSGMLADGAGLSAEYLTSGRPFYPPNQAAWSESSENHHVEEIENFVELKRINPADQSICSLAAAGNCPRGEKCPYIHGDLCPICAKHCLHPFRPQEREEHMKTCEKRQKHLDLLKHSQEIECCVCLERVLSKTTATQRKFGILSECDHPFCISCIRNWRSGSPSSGIDINSTFRTCPVCRKLSYFVIPSVIWYSTKEEKQDILDSYKTKLRSIDCKHFDFGNGTCPFGASCFYKHQYRDGRLEEVILRHLGSEDGSTVVAKNIRLSDFLSNLRIR; the protein is encoded by the exons ATGTCCAAAAG GGTTCTTTGCAAGTTCTTTGTACATGGTGCATGTCTGAAAGGGGAGTACTGTGAGTTCTCACATGATTGGAAAGACCCTCCAAATAAT GTATGCGCATACTACCAAAAAGGACTATGTGCCTATGGCAGCAGGTGTAGATACGAACATGTTGAAGTTTCTCAACAGCATTCACCTCCATCTTCGTCAGCTCCAGCTCAACATCTGCTCTCAAATCCGTCTCCCACCACCTTATCTTCTGGAATGCTAGCAGATGGTGCAGGACTTTCTGCTGAGTATTTAACTTCAGGCAGACCTTTTTACCCTCCCAACCAAGCTGCATGGAGTGAAAGTTCAGAGAATCATCATGTGGAAGAGATTGAAAACTTTGTTGAGTTGAAGAGAATTAATCCAGCTGATCAATCAATTTGCTCTCTTGCTGCTGCTGGTAATTGTCCACGGGGAGAAAAATGTCCATATATTCATGGAGATTTATGTCCAATCTGTGCGAAGCATTGCTTGCATCCTTTTAGGCCTCAAGAAAGAGAGGAGCATATGAAAACATGTGAGAAGAGGCAAAAGCACCTTGATTTATTGAAGCATAGTCAAGAAATAGAGTGTTGTGTGTGTCTTGAACGTGTACTCTCCAAGACAACTGCAACACAGCGGAAGTTTGGGATCCTTTCTGAGTGTGATCATCCATTTTGTATATCGTGTATCAGGAACTGGCGCAGTGGTTCTCCTTCCTCTGGGATTGATATCAACTCTACATTTAGGACCTGTCCCGTATGCCGGAAGCTTTCATATTTTGTCATTCCAAGTGTCATTTGGTACTCCACAAAAGAAGAAAAGCAAGATATCCTTGACAGCTACAAAACCAAACTCAG gTCTATTGACTGCAAGCACTTTGACTTTGGCAATGGGACTTGCCCATTTGGAGCTAGTTGTTTCTACAAG CATCAATACCGTGATGGCCGTCTGGAGGAAGTGATACTGCGTCATCTTGGTTCTGAAGATGGAAGCACAGTGGTTGCTAAAAATATTAG GCTTTCAGACTTCCTTAGCAATTTGAGAATAAGGTGA
- the LOC104105653 gene encoding putative RING-type E3 ubiquitin transferase C3H69 isoform X5 yields MSKRVLCKFFVHGACLKGEYCEFSHDWKDPPNNVCAYYQKGLCAYGSRCRYEHVEVSQQHSPPSSSAPAQHLLSNPSPTTLSSGMLADGAGLSAEYLTSGRPFYPPNQAAWSESSENHHVEEIENFVELKRINPADQSICSLAAAGNCPRGEKCPYIHGDLCPICAKHCLHPFRPQEREEHMKTCEKRQKHLDLLKHSQEIECCVCLERVLSKTTATQRKFGILSECDHPFCISCIRNWRSGSPSSGIDINSTFRTCPVCRKLSYFVIPSVIWYSTKEEKQDILDSYKTKLRYLVLVLLGGNKQPVELVEVY; encoded by the exons ATGTCCAAAAG GGTTCTTTGCAAGTTCTTTGTACATGGTGCATGTCTGAAAGGGGAGTACTGTGAGTTCTCACATGATTGGAAAGACCCTCCAAATAAT GTATGCGCATACTACCAAAAAGGACTATGTGCCTATGGCAGCAGGTGTAGATACGAACATGTTGAAGTTTCTCAACAGCATTCACCTCCATCTTCGTCAGCTCCAGCTCAACATCTGCTCTCAAATCCGTCTCCCACCACCTTATCTTCTGGAATGCTAGCAGATGGTGCAGGACTTTCTGCTGAGTATTTAACTTCAGGCAGACCTTTTTACCCTCCCAACCAAGCTGCATGGAGTGAAAGTTCAGAGAATCATCATGTGGAAGAGATTGAAAACTTTGTTGAGTTGAAGAGAATTAATCCAGCTGATCAATCAATTTGCTCTCTTGCTGCTGCTGGTAATTGTCCACGGGGAGAAAAATGTCCATATATTCATGGAGATTTATGTCCAATCTGTGCGAAGCATTGCTTGCATCCTTTTAGGCCTCAAGAAAGAGAGGAGCATATGAAAACATGTGAGAAGAGGCAAAAGCACCTTGATTTATTGAAGCATAGTCAAGAAATAGAGTGTTGTGTGTGTCTTGAACGTGTACTCTCCAAGACAACTGCAACACAGCGGAAGTTTGGGATCCTTTCTGAGTGTGATCATCCATTTTGTATATCGTGTATCAGGAACTGGCGCAGTGGTTCTCCTTCCTCTGGGATTGATATCAACTCTACATTTAGGACCTGTCCCGTATGCCGGAAGCTTTCATATTTTGTCATTCCAAGTGTCATTTGGTACTCCACAAAAGAAGAAAAGCAAGATATCCTTGACAGCTACAAAACCAAACTCAG GTACCTGGTACTTGTGCTTTTGGGAGGTAACAAGCAACCCGTGGAATTAGTAGAG gTCTATTGA
- the LOC138906495 gene encoding uncharacterized protein: protein MWIVGKYICTHTCDMNTFNGNHFNLNVDLISLVLIPHIESSIRYKIKECITSFHQVYGCTITKRKAFLVHKRSFEIVYGNWDKSFAALPRYMAALQYFNLGTVVEWKLEWSPGIQKFIFRYLFWAFKSAIDGFVHCRPVIYIDNTHVYGKYDIKLLIAVAVDANGSIFPLAFAICANESQ, encoded by the coding sequence ATGTGGATTGTGGGGAAATACATTTGCACCCACACTTGTGATATGAacacattcaatgggaatcattttaacttgaatgttgacttgatttctcttgtcttgattccacacattgaatcgTCTATAAGGTACAAGattaaagagtgtataacatctttccaccaggtatatggatgtactattaccaaaagaaaggcatttctcgtgCATAAACGTTCTTTTgagattgtttatggtaactgggataagtcctttgccgctctacccaggtacatggctgcaTTGCAGTACTTTAACCTCGgcactgttgttgaatggaagcttgagtgGAGTCCGGGAATACAAAAATTCATATTTAGATAtttgttctgggcatttaaatcagccattgatggttttgtgcattgtcggccAGTAATATATATAGAcaacactcatgtctatggaaagtatgatattaagttgttgatcgccgttgcagtagatgctaatggaagcatATTTCCCCTcgcatttgctatttgtgccaatgaaagccaataG